Below is a window of Heteronotia binoei isolate CCM8104 ecotype False Entrance Well chromosome 14, APGP_CSIRO_Hbin_v1, whole genome shotgun sequence DNA.
GTTCTTTCTAATCCTGATTTAAACCAGCTTTGATCCATAAAGGGAGACAACGGTGAGATCAGTGAGACAAGATGAGATCTTTTTAAATCCCAGGGAACTAATGAAACACTTgcagcacaatccgggggggcGGGCGGAAAGTCTTCTGGGAGCAGATGAGCcactacgtgggcgcaggaagggctTGCGCCAACGTACAACCGGCGCCACCATAGTGGAGAGGAGTTACGTGGGCGGGGGGCTGCCCGAGTGCCGCTCCGGCGGAGGGCAACCgcacctgagggctgcgcccgagcgTGGGCGAAAGTGAGGCGGAGCGTGaagttcaggcggaggagggggtggagttggggccgtggccaggcttaggcggcttcctgagcagtttggcccatgacatgccccccccaCCGAGAGGTGCAACGTTACACCTGCGAAAATAGCGCCGTGtcccagttacagatccacctaaaggcaataggatccaaaccacattttgtcAATTTGACAACGAGAATAGTAAGTGGAAACCTTATCGAAAGCCTTACTGCAatgaagataaactatgtctacagcattcctgatCCAGGAAGGTAGTAACTAGGAAGGAAGCTTAGTCTGacttgacttgttcttgaaaaacccatgctggctcttagtagtcacaggccatcttttctaaatgctcaaggactgactgtttgaagATTTGTTATAAAATTCTCAGGtacagacatcaagctgacaggtcagtagttacctggatccttctttcccccctttttgatGATGGGGACATTTGCCCGCCTTGTTTTCTGGCACCTcgcctgttctccaagaattctcaaaaataatggccagaggctcagaagtTACATcctcaagttcttttagtacccttggatgcagttcatgtGGCCCTGAgtatttagtttcatttaaataaactaggtgTTTGTGTCCTACCTCCAGGCTGATATTCcctgttttggtgtagtggttaagtgtgcggactcttatctgggagaaccgggtttgattccccactcctccacttgcacctgctagcatggccttgggtcagccagagctctggcagaggttgtccttgaaagggcagctgctgtgagagccctctccagccccacccacctcacagggtgactgttgtgggggaggaagggaaaggagattgtgagccgctctgagactcttcggagtggagggcaggatataaatccaatatcttcatcttcttcttcctcatcatgTGTTATTTTTGCCATGCTGAACATCTTTTCcctcacctgttacaatttcccTCACCCTTGGTGGGCCTACTAAGgccttgcttcccccctccccactttgaaAATAACCCTTTTATGTTGtctttagcatctctcactagcctaagctcacACTAGTCTTCTTATCTACGGGGGCCTGAGAAATCTCCTTCAAACTTGGGGGAGGCTAGGAGAGTAGCTCTTGTTCCAGTGGTCCAGAATCAGTAtctatggggagatcctggaacggATTGCTTAGCAAGAGGCTCAGAATGGCTCCTGGTTTCCCCACTCCTGTGGGCACCCGCCTCCTATAGCAAGTGCTCCTCCATGTGCTGAGAtactcttctttccctcctcttcttccgGTTGCCCTCTCAAGAGTGCTTCATGCATTGTCCATGAACTCTTCACTTTCCCTTATAAAATGAAATGTAGACAAGTGGGCCTCGAGACTTCTCCTCCAGTAGggctaccaacttacacttgctgcaggTGTAATTGCTGTTCCCCTCAGATAAGGATATGAACATGCTGCAGACTTTGCACATTTTGGCCTCTGCTCCCTTACCagtcatgctgctgcaatccattgcAGAAGTGGTTCCCTTTCCCTTGCACTTCCCCGATAACGCCCCTGCCAGGCTGCCTCACAAGGCTCCTCGTGAAAGGTTTGCAGAAGCAAAAGGCAGCTAGGGCTACTCAGGTTCTTACAGGGCCCCTGGGCCAAGAGCACAGAGCAAGAGCCCTTGAGCTCAGGCTAGGGAGGAGCCTTACGCAgttcaaaggtcacccagcagagggtggggccagcagtcagccccaggcCAACCAGACCCCCCCATCAGCGCTGCAGCAGCTCCAAGTCCAGCTGGGGCCCCGAGGCAGAAGGCATCCTGGGACTTCCAGCCCTCGCCTGCTCACCCTCTGCTCCCCTGCCATGAGTTCACACAACAGGAGAACACGGGCTGGGTCACAGGAAGTCCCCTGCTGCACCAGCCCCAGAGGGCTTTGGGCACCcattttccctgggggggggaggggggaacccgggcctcccactgcccctcccacccGTTTGATTCTtgggcaggcagaagcagctgcatGTGAGAGGAGAGGCACATGGGCTTGGCTGCAGGGTGCGGCGTTCCCCTAGCAACACAATGGGGATTAGGTAGGTGACAGGTGGAAAGGGCCTGGGAAGGGCACAGTGTTTGCATTGTGCGGGCAGCTAATCTCTCTCCCTCCGGCAGCTGGGTCTGCTTCGGGCAACAGCAAACTTTCGATGTACATGTCAGAACTGAGAAAGGAGGAGTGCAGCTCCTCACAAAGACCTTTAGCTTACAAGCAGGGAGGAGCTGAGCAAGAGCAGGTAAGCTGAGAAGCCACGCAAGAAGGGAAAGCTGGGAGTGGGCCGGGGGGTCACTCACAACACTAAGCACACAGCCCTCTTTGTCTTGACGACGCAGGGAACAACCTCCTGGGTTATAAAGCACTTTTCCCCCTTAGTGCCAACAGTCAAAGCACAGTCCAGAATCTGGCCACAAACTTATTTTGCCTCTGGAGAACCAAGCACCGCCCACCCCCCATTCCCAAGAGGCAGATGTGCGCCCCCCCACGCCAAAAACCACTGCCTTTGGCTTCACTTCTAGATAAGTCTTAATGACCACAAACCCCTATCAGACGCTCTCCTTGTGAAAAGCAGAGCCCAAGCGGGCAGTTCAGGAGCACTGCAGTGCCCAGGCCAGCACTGGCATCCGGGCACAGGGCAGCCCTGCCAGCGGGAGCATGCCAAGACAGAGAACTCACAGGTATAAATAGGCAAATAAATATGGAATGctctgtgagggtttttactcatgcatagaagaccaaaacaatttttatactaAGTATTCAATGGTATTCCAAAAATTCCCTTCTAGAAAGGAAATTCTTGTAGAAGGGAATGTTTTGGAATACCACTGAATACTGTTtagtataaaaattgttttggtcTTCTATGCCTGagtaaaaaccctcacagagcgttctatatttatttgcctaCCAGGGTGAGCAAGCAGAAGACCAAGAGAAGCTTGCCCAGCTACATGCTTGGGGGTCCCATGCCCGGGGGAAGGATGCTCCAACAGTTGGGGCAGGTGGGTGGGGTCTCAGTGGCCCACTGCTGGCCTTTGTTTGCCAGAAAGCAATGGAGCTCTCTTGTCCTTTGCTGAAACAGACGACACAAGGTGGATCTCACCACTTTATTCACAAGGCCTGTGAGGCTCAGGCCTGGAAACAGGAGAGGCCTCACGGGCTGCCCCCCATGCAAGGTTTTCcaagcccctcccccaacccctcccctcctgaGATGCGTCTCTTGCCCCCACTGCTGCTGGCTCGCAGGGGAATCCGGACACAGGGCTGGTGGGGCCACTGCCTCAAAGTGGAGTCCGGGCGTCAGCTCCGACCTCCTTGCAGCACTGAGGGCACTGTGCAGGCGAAGAGGTGGCCGCAGGGGGGGTCAGGCTGTTCCCCCTCATCTCTTCTTCACAAACTTCTTTGTGGAGCTGTTGGGGTTCATTCGCCTCCTGCCAGCCCCCAGCGCCCCATCCCGAATCTGCAGGCTGGCCGCCCGGCTGTATATATCATTCTCCACAAACGGAGACAGGCCGGCCAGATAGTCCGGGTCAAAGACGTCGGTCTTCTGGCGAGCCTTGCGAGAGAGCCGCTGCTGGGGGAAGCGCTGGTCATCTACCAGCTGGGGGTTGCTGGCGTGTTTGCCCCCctggggggcaggaagggaatactggggggggggggggagagacaaagaATACACAGCTTACATGTGACCCCACTGTCAAGAAGTCTTTGCAACCCCAGAAAGCTGTTTCCCCCCTGCAACAGCTGGAGTGCCACAGGTCTGCTTGATGCGTCCACCGTGATTGGCTGGGCCCCACACGGAACACAGGGCCACTGATGCTCCTGCCCCAGCTGCcctgtggctcctcccccctccccaggaacaAGAGCAGATGCTTTTCCCAAAGCCCCGCTCCTGCAGCCCACGTCGTGCCCTAGCCACTCACGCGCAGTCCACGCGAGTTGAGCACCTTTGGGTTGCGAGAGAAGTGCATGTGGAGGTTGCCCTCGCTGCCTACGGTCACGGCCACCTTCTTCAGCGTCTTGTTCCCACAGTGGGGGCAGAAGAGCCGGGTCATCTCGGACGTTGTCCTAGGAAAGAGCCGAGGTGAGCGCCCAAACGGCCTGCCTGGGGCGACAGCACAGAATGCCCAAAGCCCGGTGCTTGGCCTCACCCGTACCTGAAGCAGCCGTGGCAGCGCAGGATGTAGCTCCGTGTGTGGTGGATCAGCAGGCCGTTCACTGCCAGGACATGCAGGCCCATCTGCAGCAGGACATTCTGCCAGGCAGAAACAGCAACTGGTCAGAGGTAGCTTGGAGCAGCCTACCCAGCTCCACAGATGCCCAGTCCCCAAACTGCAAGGCCAGGTCCCAAACAAAGACACGGCCTGAGAATGCTGCCCTGCCTCTGCTGTGAACCTTCTGGATTTCGCAGAAAGCTTGTCTCCTTCCTTGCTTCTGGCTCACGCTCCAGCTCCCAAAATGAAAAGTGCtttcctgtcctcctcaggccgAGTCATCCatgtctcttgaagccccccctccccacaagctgtTAGGGCCCTCCGTCCTCTCTTCCTGCATCCTCTTGGACTGTGCAGCAGAAGCCCCGAAAAGCTGCCTTGGGAGCTCCAGCACTGGCCCCTCAGCCAGGATTGTCCCTTGAGGGGAGGCAGCTGGCAGTTCAGTGCAGTGCAGCTCCTAAGAGGACTGGGCTGTGCAAAGGAATCGAGAAGCTGCTCTTGCTTTGTTTGGACTGAGCAGCCGACGTGTGTCTGGTCCAGCTCAGGGCTCACAAACAAACATTGATAGGAAATGTCACATTAACTTTAAGGGAAAATGTGTTCTACTTCGAGGTTCTGATTGTTCAAAAccgtcaccttttttttttagcttttctCTTTTAGCATAAAACAGACAGAAAGACGCAAATCAAGTCAATTtgtctccagcctcacccaacaCTTTAGAAATCCTTGTGATTTCTCTGGCCAGACAATGATGACCAGTTCAAACTCCAGCTAGAAGCCAACAGCTGGCAAGGGAATGGAAACAGCTTTACCTACAAAAAGGACTTTTCTCTCAGTCTCCCCTACCAGAATAGGCATAacacaatccgggggggggggggggattgcatcCAAATGCAACCCTGTGTTTGTGGGTGTGTCTGGCACTAACTTATTGTGGCTGTGGCAGCCCCAGCCGACATGGATGGGAACAGGACAAGCCAGGCCAGTTTGCCCCCCCAGCCTGAGCTGGCACTTGCCTGCATGGCAAAGTCTGTGGTCAAGCAGCCGACCAGCACATCTGCAGGCTCAGCCCCTTGCCCCGCGTCCTGCTGGATCTGCCGGATGTTGCTGGGCGTGATCCAGCCTTCGTCGTCATCATCGTCCTCCTCCTCGCTCCCGTCCTTCTCGGCACTCTCCGGGCCTTTGGGTTGTGCTTGCTCCATGGAGCCACCAGCCGCTTTCTGTGGAAAACAGGTCAATGAGGGCAGGCCCGAAAAGCCAGAGCTCCTGGCCAGCTTGTGTCCCTACAGCAGCCCCCCAAGCCCTCTCACCAGCAATTCCCGAAGGTCTTCCTCAATGCTGGGCAAGGGGGGCCTCCAGAACATGAAGGAGCTGAAGGCAGCATCTTCCACCCCAGGTGAGCCGGGAGGCTCTTGGCCTGTCACAACCGAAGGGCTCTTCTCACCCTCTGGGCGCCTGGGCTAGATTCCAAGGGAATAAGGATCAAATGCCAGAGTTTGGGCAAAGCAAGACACTgcctgcttggcacacagaaggcccTGGGTTCGAGCCTCAAAGCCTCCAGTTAGAaagcaggaggcaacatcaagaacTCTACCCAGGAgccaggctggtcctcccccaaGGAAGATGCCAAAAGGCTCACAAGCAAGGGAAGCAGAAGTTGCTAAGCACTGACACAGCTGCGTAACTAAGGCGCTGGGAAACCAGCCCAATTTCCCActcagcagcagcaaaagcaaccaAAGACAACCGCCACATACCAGCCACGACTATGGGAACCAGCAACAACCCCTTCCAGATGGCAGACCCAGCAGGACAGAGCTGACTGTACCTTGGGGCAAGCAGCTGCCTTAGAAGGGAGATGGAAACCAGCCAGATGAACAGGTGTCTCGGGGTGCTGGTTGGTTGCACTGAGAGTGACCTGAATGGATCCAGAGaacaggagaggaagaaaagcatATGCATCAACAGCCTGTCTGAAATACCCTCCTTGAGAATCTTGCCTCTTCACCTTCAGACTAGTCACCCGCTCCCGGCAGAAAAGAGTCAGAAATGCAAGCTAAATTTGACCAACCACATTAGAATGAGGCAAAGAagattttcatttcatttgcatcatttatagtctgccactTAGTCAGTGAAGCTCAAAGTGGATAAGTCAACACAATCAACAAGATGCAGTGTTCAATAAACAGCACAATAAGGTTTGGACTGTGCAAATCTGAACCCAAAACATCAATAACAACATAGCCAGTTTGTAGCAAATGGGTAGAGGCTGAGGAGCTTCTGAACAAGGCCCCGGGATTTCCAGGTGCCTGTGAGCTGCTCGGAGGCTCCCAGATGGTGGGCTCAGAGAgcaggttcccccccacccctgcctccaaAGGGAGCTCAGCTCCTGCACTTCAGCCTCGCAGGGGAGGCTCTGCCCAGCTCAGGAGCGCCCCCGCCAGGAGCAGGTAGCTCACAGGCAGATGCAAGCAGCCCCAGCCCGATGACGCTACTTTCCCCCAGCTTTGCCCCATGCAGAGTGGccggtggggagggcagagggCCTCACCTTGTGGGCGGGCTCCTTCTTGAGGTGAGCCAGGCCGACGTGTTCAGCTTCCAGCTGGTAGGTGAGGGCCAGCACCTGGAGGTCAGTGGCTGAAAGGCTGGGGTAGTCGCCGGTCTTTTTGGAGAACTCTGTcactggggttggggggaggcaagagaagaagaccacagatttataccacacccttctctctgaatcagagtctcagagcggtttacaatctccgatatcttctccccccacaacagacacgctgtgaagtgggtggggctgagagagctctcaaggataactctttcaaggataactcctacgagagctatggctaacccaaggccattcctgcagctgcaagtggaggggtggggaatcaaacccagttctcccagaaaacaagatgatattggatttataccccaccctccactttgaatctcagagcaacccacaatcccctttaccttccaccctcacaacagacaccctgggaagtgggtggggctaagagagctctgacagaagctgccctttcaaggacaactcctgtgagagctctggctgacccaaggccattccaacagctgcaagtgaaggagtggggaatcaaatccggttctcctagataagagtctgcgcacttaaccactacaccaaactggctctgggagacAGATGCAGGGGGGGGGCTGCCTGACTCATGCCCAGGGGGAGGAGTGAGGGAGTTCTGATGTGCCAGAGGCTGCTCACCGAGGCGCAGGTACTCCGGGCTGGGCTGCCTGAAGTGGAGCTGGTAGGGCAGGAGGGCCAGGCGCCGGCGGGTCTCCTTGTCGCGGATCTCAGTCACCACCTCGCGGGTCGTGTAGATCTGCCGCCCGATCTCCTGGGGAGGTAGTtgaatttaagaaatatctgggaaccttgggggtggagtcaggacaaAAGCTGTGATAAGCATCAACGAACTTCAatgggagatctggccatcacatttaaagggaccgcacaccttttaaatgccttccctacattggaaagaatgaaggataggggctccttctctgggggctcatagaattggatccttcagtccaatctttttgcaacttggagaggattttgaggagaggtgttggatgctatgctccaaatttggtgcgtctacctcaaaaagcagcccctgcCCAGATACCtggagatcaattttccattatagcctatgggaatcattctccttagggaatcatggagtgcccagaagacatttccctctcccccccccccaccccttctgatGATCCCCTGCTCCTACCTGGGGATTTAGCAACCCAACAGAGTAACATGAAAAGGTAGAACAGGCAGGGAAAGCCACACAGGCATTGAcattaaatcaacctcaaatactCAGAAATTCAATTACTTATATAGcaaattattcatagaaaatacagtgtTACTGTTAATTCAAGACTAACTTGTGCCAATTTTCCGCACTAGAATTTTGGAACATAAATCTCACGCAAAAATTTTTGTTTCTGAAGCCCCTCTTGTTGAACATTTCCGCTTATTAAAACATGATTTAAAATTCTTTGTCCTGGAAAAGTTTCCTGTTTGGCTTCAGAGAAAAGTTGACATGAATAAGTGGTTGCTAAACAGGAAATGTGGAAAAGTGGATTTTTAAACTGGATTCTCTGATGCCTCATGGTCTTAACGGTGACTGGACTTGTCGTATTTTTAGTAATTAAATTGTAGTTCACTATGTTTTTTGCAAAATAATTGTAGTTTACTATGTATTAAGCATGCCACTCTaaactctgtgtctgtgaccttaAGAAATTCTCAACACCTGTTGTTTATAAGTGCATTATGGTCAATTTCCTATTGCTCTCATAGTCTGTGGAATGTAGGAGTGTTGGTCTCCAATATGAACTGTTTTAGTCATTTCCGAAGGTTTTTACAAGTATTATGTATTGTATTTTCAGAAATGGTAGCGTTTATGTATTAGTGATTTTTCACTTTTATCTATGCAGCTCGTTGAAGCGATGCGTGAAACAAGGCTGTCATTTGTATGTCAAATGTAGGAGCGTTGGTCTCCAATATGAATGGTTTTAGTCGTTTCCGAAGCTCGTTGAAGCCTGGCATGAAACGGCATTTAGCGTATCCCTGTTGCGTCTTATTGCCTTGCTGCCTTCCATCCAGATACTGGCTAACAGAGAAgatttggagcattggactctgtcTCCACGGCATTGCATACCACTTCCCGACTCCAATCTCAAGGAACAGACTGTTGGATAtcaatatagcaggggtggtcaagggtagctctccagatgttttttgcctacaactcccatcaaccccattgttagatcaggccagtggcccatccagtccaacactttgtgtcacataagaacataagagaagccatgctggatcaggccagtggcccatccagtccaacactctgtgtcacataagaacataaagagaagccctactgcatcaggccagtggcccatccagcccaacactttgtgtcacataagagaagcgatgttggatcaggccactggcccatccagtccaacactttgtgtcacataagagaagcgatgttggatcaggccagtggcccacccagtccatcactctgtgtcacataagagaagccctgttggatcaggccaatggcccatccagtccaacactctgtgtcacagaagagaagccatgttgaatcgggtcaatggcccatacagtccaacactctgtgtcacagaagaacagaagagaagccatgttggatcaggccaatggcccatccagtccaacactctgtgtcacagaagaacagaagagaagccatgttggatctggccaatggtccatccagtccaacactctgtgtcacagaagaacataagagaagccatgttggatctggccaatggtacatccagtccaacactctgtgtcacagagaacagaagagaagccatgttggatctggccaatggtccatccagtccaacactctgtgtcacagaagaacataagagaagccctgttggatcaggccaatggcccctccagtccaacactctgtgtcacagaagaacataagagaagccatgttggatcaggccaatggcccctccagtccaacactctgtgtcacagaagaacagaagagacgccatgttggatcaggccaatggcccatccagtccaacactctgtgtcacagaagaacagaagagaagccctgttggatcaggccaatggcccctccagtccaacactctgtgtcacagaagaacataagagaagccatgttggatcaggccaatggcccatccagtccaacactctgtgtcacataagaacataagagaagccatgttggatctggccaatggtccatccagtccaacactctgtgtcacagaagaacataagagaagccctgttggatcaggccaatggcccctccagtccaacattctgtgtcacagaagaacataagagaagccctgctggatcaggccaatggcccctccagtccaacactctgtgtcacataagaacataagagaagccatgttggatcaggccaatggcccctccagtccaacactctgtgtcacagaagaacataagagaagccctgttggatcaggccaatggcccctccagtccaacattctgtgtcacagaagaacataagagaagccctgttggatcaggccagtggcccatccagtccaacactctctgtcacataagaacataagagaagccacgtcggATCAGGCCacgggcccatccagtccaacactctgtatcacaaaagaacataagagaagccctgttggatcaggccaatggcccctccagtccaacactctgtgtcacataagaacataagagaagcactgttggatcaggccaatggcccctccagtccaacactctgtgtcacagaagaacagaagagacgccatgttggatcaggccaatggcccatccagtccaacactctgagtcacagaagaacagaagagaagccatgttggatctggccaatggtccatccagtccaacactctgtgtcacagaagaacataagagaagccctgttggatcaggccaatggcccctccagtccaacactctgtgtcacataagaacataagagaagccatgttggatctggccaatggtccatccagtccaacactctgtgtcacagaagaacataagagaagccctgttggatcaggccaatggcccatccagtccaacactctgagtcacagaagaacagaagagaagccatgttggatctggccaatggtccatccagtccaacactctgtgtcacagaagaacataagagaagccctgttggatcaggccaatggcccctccagtccaacactctgtgtcacataagaacataagagaagccatgttggatctggccaatggtccatccagtcgaacactctgtgtcacagaagaacataagagaagccatgttggatcaggccaatggcccatccagtccaacactctgtgtcacataagaacataagagaagccatgttggatctggccaatggtccatccagtccaacactctgtgtcacagaagaacataagagaagccctgttggatcaggccaatggcccctccagtccaacattctgtgtcacagaag
It encodes the following:
- the NOB1 gene encoding RNA-binding protein NOB1, with the translated sequence MRRKMAPVEHVVADAGAFLSGAPLQEIGRQIYTTREVVTEIRDKETRRRLALLPYQLHFRQPSPEYLRLVTEFSKKTGDYPSLSATDLQVLALTYQLEAEHVGLAHLKKEPAHKVTLSATNQHPETPVHLAGFHLPSKAAACPKPRRPEGEKSPSVVTGQEPPGSPGVEDAAFSSFMFWRPPLPSIEEDLRELLKAAGGSMEQAQPKGPESAEKDGSEEEDDDDDEGWITPSNIRQIQQDAGQGAEPADVLVGCLTTDFAMQNVLLQMGLHVLAVNGLLIHHTRSYILRCHGCFRTTSEMTRLFCPHCGNKTLKKVAVTVGSEGNLHMHFSRNPKVLNSRGLRYSLPAPQGGKHASNPQLVDDQRFPQQRLSRKARQKTDVFDPDYLAGLSPFVENDIYSRAASLQIRDGALGAGRRRMNPNSSTKKFVKKR